From Borrelia sp. A-FGy1, a single genomic window includes:
- a CDS encoding DUF685 domain-containing protein — protein sequence MSQEIDRDNEIQIKDLNKKFRAEPNDLLLLDDPLTSCNAITYKNFYEQIREATYEDLPKLLEYLEKLDTIADLKKDTSLSEININRDSMPTGRREIIFYLDYQTKQIIPITLKTFAYKMYKHLLGVPNQPNSHKTAISNATQANDWKEDDLVTLLRKENGVAFKATYRDFFKKVKGELINTSNTEIAININEDNICFYEKGKNRISITSFKRFIEAITNHDTSDSNNIDASYEKVTFFDSKTHKFNAYNIECLKKALNLDSYITRSDTHETYLKKDDADSIYMKNWDGISNSNLKSKLKDTFKNAHKASNLVKTHQFILRNSSDDDIEILDCPIWLRGIPDGLGVQEY from the coding sequence ATGAGTCAGGAAATAGATAGAGATAATGAAATTCAAATCAAAGATTTAAACAAGAAGTTTAGAGCAGAACCTAATGACCTATTACTACTAGATGACCCATTAACCAGTTGTAATGCCATAACTTACAAAAACTTTTATGAGCAAATAAGAGAAGCTACTTATGAGGATTTACCCAAGTTATTAGAATATCTAGAAAAATTAGATACTATAGCAGATTTAAAAAAAGATACTTCTCTTTCAGAAATTAATATTAATAGAGACTCTATGCCAACAGGCAGAAGAGAGATTATATTCTATCTTGACTATCAAACTAAGCAAATAATTCCTATTACCCTTAAAACATTTGCTTATAAGATGTATAAACATCTTCTTGGTGTGCCAAATCAACCTAATTCTCACAAAACAGCAATAAGCAATGCCACACAAGCTAATGATTGGAAAGAAGACGATTTAGTGACACTACTTCGTAAAGAAAATGGTGTTGCTTTTAAAGCTACTTATAGAGACTTCTTTAAAAAGGTTAAAGGTGAACTTATTAATACCTCTAATACAGAAATAGCAATTAATATTAATGAAGATAATATATGTTTTTATGAAAAGGGCAAAAACAGAATATCAATTACTTCATTTAAAAGATTTATAGAAGCAATCACTAACCATGATACATCAGATAGTAATAATATTGATGCTAGTTATGAAAAGGTTACTTTTTTTGATTCTAAAACTCATAAGTTTAATGCCTACAATATAGAGTGCCTTAAGAAGGCTTTAAATCTAGATTCCTATATAACTCGCTCAGATACACATGAGACATACCTAAAAAAAGATGATGCAGATTCTATCTACATGAAAAATTGGGATGGAATATCTAATAGTAATCTTAAATCTAAGCTAAAAGACACATTTAAAAATGCCCACAAGGCTTCAAATCTAGTAAAAACCCACCAGTTTATTCTACGCAACTCAAGCGATGATGATATTGAAATATTAGATTGCCCTATTTGGCTAAGAGGTATTCCAGATGGGTTGGGGGTACAAGAATATTAA